The region ATGATTCATGAcatataaacttaatataagTTTGTGGTCTCATACTAGCAGCACAATATAAGAACCACAAATGCAGAAGTGTTGTTCATACAGCAGGCCTGTGAGTCAAATAGCAAGGTGCTATATTACAAAAGATACTCCACTGCAAGGATGAAATGCACAGATGAAGCTTCATGGTTTCTCTATATGAGTAAATGTTGATATAAGAAAGAACCATACCCGTATAATGGTTTTATGCTCCATGGGAAAAATGCTACTGAAGACACAAATTGGGAGGCTGAAGGTGACAACTTAAGCCTATCTTTTAGGTGGTAGGAAACGGCTGTCCATACAAAAGATCTGAAACCCTACAATTGcatttcaaaaataatcaaataaagaCTGGTGAAAGGACTTTCAATataagatgaaaaaaaatacagatCAGTTTCTGATTACCACATATTAGACCAAACAATACAATATCAATCCCGCAGAAAACAACCAGAAACTTTAGATTGTTTTAAACTTCCGAAACTAACGTACTCTAGTCTAAACTACAAGCTAATAGCCTGCCAACTATAAAAGATCAAGTAGGAGGAGGATAAGCTGGCAGAAAAGAGACCATTAGTATGATAAactgagtttgcttcataacaAAGCCACCACTCATCTACAGGGAATCTTTGGAGTCCTAAATCATACTTAaggaattataaaaataagtaacATGCATGAGCATGATCAACAATGAATAACAGTTCTTTTCTAAGTCCTTTTTGAAGTAGAAAACCTCGAAACATACTAAATCGCTTTAGAATTAAACGAAAAATCCATATCAGAAATATCACAATCACACAAGTTTTACATTTTTGTAAGAAATTAAACTAGGAGTTAACATGATCATTGTTTCCAAGAATGAATACCAGTGCTTTTCTATGTTCTTTTAAAGTAGATTACATGGCAAATATACGAAATCGCTCTAGAATTATAAAAACCCAAATTGATAATATCACAATCACAATTTACAATAATGTAAGAAATTAAACTAAGAGTTACAACACTAATATACACCATCATATGTATACCATGTTTATATCAATAATCAACTTGGCTAATCTTCCAAAACCCAGAAACCTATACCCCGATTTACATTgttcaaaaaggaaaaaaaaaacaattattcaaaataaaaataaaaaacagattaaatatctaaaatttgaTAATGAATAAAATTGAATCTAACAAACAAATTCATATCTGGAAATAGGATggagaaagaaaagaaattaaacCTGATTGAAGTAAATCAAGCAAATGAGCCATAAAAATGGAGCTCCAAAAGATTTTTTCATCACTTTGAACCATCCTATCATTTTCTTTTGATCATTAACACAAATAACTGaacacaaataaaaaacaacaaataaatttaaattttgtagaGCAGATATAAGCAATTAGCAGCaaaaaatttgcaattttatttCTGTTATGTGCTCtgcttatgtttttttatttccgAAACTGTCTCTGCTTCAACCGTATATTTGGACTCCTTTTTTCTGTTTTGACTTAGATATCCCTACTAATTAGTGCGTGGTACGTACTATGGACATGGGTTATTTCGTCATTTCGAGGATTTGTAACTCATCGAGCTGCTGGCGTGTAAACTTATATACGTATTTTCGACCTACCAAATCTTGACAAGTCAGATTTTGAGGCCCACTAAATTAACAAGACAGTATCCATGTCACAATGATGAGTTAACACTGGTAATGGTAatgacttaagtggcaatttgccccctcaatttgCAAGTAATGTACAAtttgcatataaattaattttatgaacaAATTAATCATGAATTTGTTAGATGGGTAATTAACTCCATTTCGGTAATTTGCTctctcaacttgtaagctaattgttttctaaattagcaatttgccccctcaacttgtaaattAATTTGCACAAATCGAATTAACTAATATAATTATCAAGTTCGTGACTAATTtacccacaaaattaatttatgtgcaaattatttattgcttacaagttgagaggGCAAATTGCCATTTGAATCCACTAgtaattaacaaactaattaaaGTTTTTAATTGTGTAATACtcgacattttaaaaatataattgtaatttgtaatatttggattttttaataattagagatTACAGAtttaaagtaaaaatttaatgttttaaactatttaaattcaaatgatGATTTAAATGGCAGAATATAAATTTGAGTTTGGTATTATGATCTAAAACGTTCAatcttttatcattttaattagtttttataattttaaaataatttgaattttttatattttaaatagagcaagtaaaatgtgttttttttactATGGTTGTTCTattgaacatatatatatatatactcatttagatttttgttataaataaaaaaaatcagttgtttaatttaaattattcatatttttttaatactttaaagAAAGTGAACGATTGTGGAAAAAATTGAACCCACAATCTAGCAGATTGCTACCTAGTGCCATGTAAAAAAATAACACATGTACATTATAACCACATATGCAAAAATAGTAGTATATTTTATCTCAATCTCTATagctaaattatatttaaaatcaatagaaGAACTTTTTGGTTAAATTAATTGACATGATAGCCATCATTATTGAAGGCTTTCATAATCAGAAAAGGAATTGGTACTATTAAATGGTGTGGTAAGCAGAGAttcttcaaatttaaaataattaattctgaaaatatgtatttttttcattttattagcaatatttatattttaaatattaaaaataactagAAAACAACATATTCttctgaatatatttttttataatttttaacatCTATATCAACTTCAAGGTACTTATCTGCAAATGATTTGGATAAATTAAAAACTATATTTTAATCTAACTTTCTTTATCTCATTAGTTGATATTAGCATAAATTATGTGATTCAATATGCTTACAACATGAAGTTGTTTCTGATCCAAAAGAAAACTTTCATTCATGTTCCAAAGCTAATACTCAGCTTTCAGAAGAAGCAATGATATCAATATTCAATAAGCTCATTCAATATGTTCAgcaagaagagaagaagaaaaaaattactatacGAATCATCGGTTCGACGGCAACCCTACAATCTCTTCCGATTATATGTGTACCGAACACAACGATCTTTGCTAAACATGCAcatgaataaaataaagtatGCGGTATGGATTCATAATATGCTTATACTGGTACAATTTCCAGAATCAAGAATACAGTTTGGCTTTCATTGATTTCTGCATATAATATTCTGTGAAACAACTATTCCATTTTCTGatatatatgaatttataaTCTATAACTAATAACAGCACAAACAAACTACTTACCTACTCTCGACGTTGCACGTAAATATCTAACTGCACAAGTTTATGGAAAACATGAACTGCCTGTTCCACAACTTTGAAGTAATATGTAGGCAATTAGATGCAGTAAGTAGGTAGACTTGCAGGGCGGTAGACAAATGGTTTGACGGTGTGAGAAAAACCTGACGGACGATTATAACTGAACTTCACTCCGGTGCTTCCATTACCCAATTGGGTGCAGTGCTCATGGAAACTGCTGATAGGTCTCGACAAGCATGCATCCCAACGGTCACTTTCAGGCATCGTCTCTGCCACGGTATAAATTCCTTTGgcatttgtaaatgcttggtaATTTAGAACTTCCCCACCTTTTGTTATGCAAAGAACAGCTACTTCAGCACCTGaaccaaaaaaacaaatccaaccatcaGATTTCACCACTCTTTGAATAAGAAAGACATACTGCATGTACATCGATTTGCTTCAAAATTATGTAACACACGAAACAAAAACTCTCGAATGAAAAATGTCGAACAGAAGATGCtgaaatgacaattaattttgaaaataatttatatataggGAGAAGCTTCAGATTTTCATAAGCATTTCCAGAAACAGACACAAAATGCCAAACTAGAAGTCGAAAATTTTCTGTGCAACATAACTTCAAAATTTCAATTCTCATCTCAGGCAGCAGTTGGATAAGTTTGAATCGCTATAAATCTGACTTCCAACTTCACAAAAGTAAAGCCATTGAGAATCTATCCTGCTTTCCTAGTGCATTAAATACATGGAAGCTATAGCCCGCTGTCATAATCAAGTCATCAGGGCTCCATAGCTATGTACCACATAGCTAAAGAATGTAAAATCCACTCGGCAAGGCTATATGAAACACTAAATATAATGATAAACTTCAAGATCAGCTTGATTGCACTGTAAACTACAAGAGAATGGTCACAACTTCCCTAATGATAcaaattttttcaataaattcaaATGCTGAAGACTTTCTGCCAGTGCCAAATGAAGTTCCGGAATTATACAATTTAATGGAATCTAAACTTGAGTAAGAACTATACTTTTTTGTTCCTTTTtctatacaatatatatatatatatatatatatatatatatatatatatatattttccgGGAGAAGCTTCTAAAGGTATCATTAGAATATGTATGCATTTGCAGATTGGGTAGTTAAACTAGCAAACAAGCTATGTAACACATAAATGTAAATGCTGAAATAGATAGACCGATTTTTCAGAAGAATGTGTTTAAAATATGGTTTTTGtgttttcaaaacttttctAAAAACGGAAATAAAATGCCGAATATTAGAACTCTAAAAATTTCTGTGCAACATAGCGAACAAAAATTCAATCATCTTCCTTGAAGAAGTTATTCAAATGCATTAAAGTAAAGCAGTCTAATAAGATTGATATATTTTAAACCTCGCATTTTGTAAAAAGGGAAATTACAAATGCCATGCTCAGCTCTAGGTTAGAATTTCTCCTCAGCGCAACTAAAAAGTTCGTTACGCCTCAGCCTTCTATACAGTGTTGTCTACTTGTGATTGCACCAATCAATTTTCAACAAAACCTTGAAATATTAAACCATgccaaataaattgaaaaagataaagaaagatATTCAATTTCATACTAGCAAAGTCGCTGAACTTATTCGGGTGAAAACTTCAACAGGAGCTGAAAAATGGAAAGCATCATTCTATTTTCTAcaattttttgaaaagtaaatTCCGCGCAAAAAGATAGAAATAATGGCAGAGAAAGCTCTATATAATTTTCATCCTAGCAGTGTGATTCCACCAAGCCCACCAGTAACTTCTACATATTACAGCTCATGCACTTTAAAATCTTGCTAGCAATGACCATATGCAGATTGCTCTGACGACATTTTGACCATTAAAAAATATGTTACAACATCATATACGAACCTCAAATCCCATTGAAGACAGTACAATTTCCTAAAACTTCAACTCCTGATCATGAATGCAAATAGGGAAAGTAATCAAGTCGAGTCGAAATATTGTCAAACTCGAAGTCGACCCAACTCTTAAAATTTGAAACTCCAAATTTGGTCAGCTTTAGTTAAAAAGCTCGATCTTGGTAAAATAATTGAGAATCAAGATGGATTCAgttatttatgtaaaatttaatatataaataaagatattattGCAAATGtataaaggataaaaaaaaaggcaaataaacaaaaacttGATTAGGCTTGTGAGGCGATTGAGTTAAGTATCTTAACATTTCAAACTCAATTCGATAAATGGCTTGAGTAGCTCCAAACTCGAAGTTGACTCCATTAACATCGAGtgtatttcaaatattttcgaATCAATTCTGAATTATTTACGATTTAACTCGACTCAATCACAAACAAAAGACACAGGAAAGCAGGTAAGGTAACTACAAACATCCAAAACAACAAACCGCAGTCTCATAAATTCAAGACAACAATAAAAGGAAATTAGAAACAAGTAATTTATGAAACCCATAAGAACCCATCAACCAACAAATACAATTAATCACTACAGCAACTGACCCAGTAAAATCCAAAGACTATCAGAATACGAATAAAAAGAAGAGAGATGACCTTCTAAGACATGATCTTCAGGGCCGATTGATGAATCACCACACACATCACAAACAACTCTCCCATGAATTTCACCAGTCCAAGCTTTCACACTCGACACCAGCACCATCATCATTATTACTAAACAACCCATCTTCATCATCACCCGATCATTCTTTGTCGGTGACTGGAACAGTAACTCCATGgtcaaattattaatattattatcttcTGAGGTTACAAATATATAGATACTCGGTCAGCACCAGTATCTTTGTTCCAGTGGATGAAAGAAAAATCAATTTTCATTTCCTTCAAGTAAAAGCACGCAATAAATTCTATTCCACAAAACGACGGGTCGTTTAGGGTAAACTAAGTTGCTGTCGGTCGAGGCAAGTAAACAAGCAACCGGTTAATTGGAAAAGATTTATGGTAAACAACCATTCATTTTTATAGTTGAAAAAAGGTTCATTTCCCCCCTCAATTTGGTATAGAATTTCAATGAAGaataagtttataattttagacaACAATGCTCACAAATTGATTAATTTAGCATGGCAAATAATAATTGGAGCAATTGGAACCAAAGTGTCAACAAACTATTGAACTTTGAAGGGTCAAAATGTTTACTGTgaggatttttttatttaaaacgttGGGTTTTTTGTTTCAAACTACGAACTTAGTGTTGTTTGATGTTTAGTTTTAAGTTGAAGGGTCAAAATGTTTAAAGTTGCTTGATCTCGTCTCAGGTTtgaatatatgtaaaaaattaaattatgagtaatcaaatgaaattgaaataaaaagaatttagTAAAGCATAGGCACAACATCTGAAACAAGATGATGGCATTCTCATTATCAAATTAACTGGATTGTCTATATAACACTGCTTTACGTGCAGCTACTATCTTCTCAAGCATGCCAATTCTATCTTTAAGCTTCTTTATTGCTGGCTGATCCAACAATGAATTACCACTCTTTCCTTCTTTATTCCCAGTTTCTACTCTGCTCTCATTTGCCTCCTCAGCTTCTTGCTTCACTTTTACTGTACCAGTTTCCACAGTTTTTGGAGCTGAAGCTTCTTCTACTTCAAAATCATGCGGAGTCTCGGAAGCTTGTAATATTTCATCATTATCTTCACCTGACAATGAACCATTCCGTGATTTACCTGATCGGCAGGATGCATATATGCTATTACCATCTTGTCCGGCCTCAGCGGGTTCATCAATGTTCAAACTTTCGTCAAACGTTAGATCCACAGCAAATGGAACATCATGATCATCACTTAAAGATGCACCTACTGCATTTTTGCTATCAGGATGGTCTTCATCCTTACCGGCTGCTTCAGGATACTGAAAATCTACATCTAAAGTCAGATCAATAACTGCATTTGTTGACAATGGAGTACTAGATTTAGCTGATGCTGCAGGGGGCGAAACTTTGGTGGCCTTTTTTCTAGATTCAAACCATTGATCTATTATCATGTCATCATCTTCCTCATTAGAATCTCTGTCTTCAATACTTTTTTCAGGAGAGTCAAGAATGATGGTCTTACCGGCAGGCTCTTTTGACAGCTTTCGCCTTCTCCTATGGGAAGCTGAACTCTTTCGCTGTTCCAAAACTGAATGCTTCCACCAATCCAAGTACCGAGTTGTAACATCAGTCTCGAAATAACGAGAGGGTATATAACACTTTTCGTCGCTTATTGGTGCTCTATTGTAACAGCTCCAAGCATCCTTTTGAGTCTTACTCAGATCTAGCAACAAAATCTGGAATATCTTGGTCGAATCCTAACTGTCTTGCCACTCTATGTGGCAGGTATTGTTCTATACAATCAACTCCCATTCCAACTAACTCGGAAACTCTCAAACACCGAATAAACGACTCTAGCTCTTCATCCAAACACGAATTCATCGACACCCACATTTCCTCCTCCCTATAAAACTTGGGGAACTCCCAGTTTTTCACAGGTTTAGTATACGGCCGCCAAGCAAAGCTCTCTTTAGATGAGTCCAAAACCAGCCTAAGGTTGTCAAATTTGCTGGATATCAAATTATTCCACAGAGCCAACCTTGGCTCACCATTACTCATCAAATTAGGCTTGGGTTGGAGTTTCATGAATCTCTCCCAAATCCAAACTTGAACTAACTGAAATGGAGACCAAATAGTCACAGCTACTTCAAGTTCTTCAGTATCTTCATTACTGGAAATAACAGACAAAGCAGCAATCTTTTTTCTCAACAAGgttaaatctctataaatacTTGCAAGAACAGCCGGTGCTAAAGCAATCCTAGTACCTCTAGCTAAATGAATAGCAACTGAAAAAACGCATTCAGAGATAACATCATGAGAAACAGGCAAAACAAACCTTGACAACCATAATGAAAGAAAAGCTTCATGTTCCAATTCTCCACCACTATCTATGAACTTGTTCAGCCATTGATGCTGGCTAGCCTTCTTAGCAGGAGTCCTCACTAACTCCCGTCTTGCTTGAATCAGTTTCTCTTTAGTTTCCATAAATTCCTCAGTTTCAAGAGGGTTTGAAACAGGACAACCCAGAACAGAATAGCCTGAGATCAACAAATCTTCTAGAGTAATTGTTGCCTCACCCCAAGTGAAAATGAATGATTTTGTTTCGGGACACCATCTCTCTGCAACTCCAAGAATCAAGTCACTGTTTTTCTGGATATTGTAAGTGGAATTTAAGATTGCTTCATGAATACCAGCTTTTCTCCAGGTGAATTCATGAAAAGATTCCATAAAGATTCCATCTTTTCAACCCATTCCTTCCATCTCTTTAGTGGATGTTTCCATCCATGGAAATTTATGGTTAAGGGCCATTTATGAGGTTGAAATGTGTTAGGAACAGAAGGTAGAGAAAATGAAGAGAGATGATTAGAGGTTACTAAGGGTTTTAGGAAATGGGCTGTTCTAAGAGTGGGATTTTCTTGATCAGTTGATGAAATCATGAGCTCATTTCTTGATTCAAAAATGGTATTTTTTGTTtcttcctccattgttggagAGTAAGGAAGATGGGTTTTTTTTgtgaagaaaaagaaatggGAAGTGAAAGGACTTGAGAAATGAATGGTCACTGGATTTGGTGACTGTTCAAGATCTTTTTTGTTTCTCGAATGGTACGCTCATGGTTATTGGTGTCAGTGAACGCATGAACAGAGTTTTAAATGAATGGAAAGAAAATGGAGCGAGAAATTTGAAGGGAAAAAGGCAAATATGATCTTAATATTTCGGTCTAAAAGCATATATGCCCTCTATGTTGTTTTTGGCTCAAATTTAACCTCAAACATCATAAAAGGATACTCTCGATTCAATATTTTGGTCCGTttgatttatgaatttttttagttcGATTATGGTTAAGGGTTGAGGTGCCCACAATTTACATTGTGAATGTTCCGAACTGTTCACAGTTCAATACATAATTGAACTGGCCTTGAACCGCCCTTTGGACGGTTCAGGACCTGTTCAAAATCATATGGTTTCGGTGAGTAATGAAGTCGGACCATTATTTTAGATAGGATataatttactt is a window of Mercurialis annua linkage group LG2, ddMerAnnu1.2, whole genome shotgun sequence DNA encoding:
- the LOC126670653 gene encoding uncharacterized protein LOC126670653, whose protein sequence is MELLFQSPTKNDRVMMKMGCLVIMMMVLVSSVKAWTGEIHGRVVCDVCGDSSIGPEDHVLEGAEVAVLCITKGGEVLNYQAFTNAKGIYTVAETMPESDRWDACLSRPISSFHEHCTQLGNGSTGVKFSYNRPSGFSHTVKPFVYRPASLPTYCI
- the LOC126668128 gene encoding uncharacterized protein LOC126668128: MESFHEFTWRKAGIHEAILNSTYNIQKNSDLILGVAERWCPETKSFIFTWGEATITLEDLLISGYSVLGCPVSNPLETEEFMETKEKLIQARRELVRTPAKKASQHQWLNKFIDSGGELEHEAFLSLWLSRFVLPVSHDVISECVFSVAIHLARGTRIALAPAVLASIYRDLTLLRKKIAALSVISSNEDTEELEVAVTIWSPFQLVQVWIWERFMKLQPKPNLMSNGEPRLALWNNLISSKFDNLRLVLDSSKESFAWRPYTKPVKNWEFPKFYREEEMWVSMNSCLDEELESFIRCLRVSELVGMGVDCIEQYLPHRVARQLGFDQDIPDFVARSE